The Cydia strobilella chromosome 16, ilCydStro3.1, whole genome shotgun sequence genomic sequence tagcctttcacacgtaagtacggtattttacaccttcctcttaacgcaatatgtgagaataacatcgtaaaattacgttacactcaaagcaatgtaaaatcaaacgatttcaataaaaatatcacaattatttacgcaaattaacaaaacattatttgtaaaattatccgcccaaattacgtaggttgtttgtggtaatctgtcagctactcagacgagtctgaggtcagccatttttaaacttcttcttaatgaGGGCTACGCGTATGAATTCgacgctaggggcgctagtgtagatggtggtcttttacATTGTTCGAAATgtctggatcggtcatgaggagtgggggaaaatgaccgaacgggatagtcttatgtatctttcagtaggagtagcagagaaagcgctgttattgtttgtccttgtcatagtttcacttttccaccgctgccacaaccgaggttgtggcaaacaaataagtacgtgacatgtcatgtttgttcgttgcttgtttaattatcgttgttttgtatgaaattgtgctttctcttatgaaatatagtgatggttagcgttttgaatgcttgaactttgataaaatactggtgaattgttctgtaatcggctgtaatagccgctctgagcaaaaatatgagatcataacctttcacacgtaagtacggtaatttacaccttcctcttaacgcaatatgtgagaataacatcgtaaaattacgttacactcaaagcaatgtagaatcaaacgatttcaataaaaatatcacaattatttacgcaaattaacaaaacattatttgtaaaattatccgcccaaattacgtaggtaggtaggagtctgaggtcagccatttttaaacttcttcttaatttagctgcataacaatcatgttagggataccagatgaaaatatcataattttatgggtaattttgacctcgaagttttttcgtacttctaattccaaaaaataaataaacaaatgttgtgaagattaaatgtggtgtacattaattggtgtgattgcgataagtgatttctttaaatgaaaacccataatacattttattttacgttttatttactaaacatgtttagttttgtaccacctgcgcgaattataggaggtatttcattgtttataagcctaaaaagaacggcccattgacattttatttaacaattttttaataccctcaaacaagctaactttgcctccagggtaatcgccccaacgtgatatgaaatattggggtaatttttaccaatatggtatccccacgtttatgacgtcatctatgtctatcccttacgggcgcacgcgtatagctggtctatgtaatgctaggtctatgtgtcacttgtcacttcaatgactgacagctgttctttagtcttttggaccaccatcaacagaggcgccaactggtgagcaaaaaaacgatagccctcatttagctgcataacaatcatgttagggataccagatgaaaatatcataattttatgggtaattttgacctgtatagttttttcgtacttctaattcttagaaaaaaacaaatgttgtgaagattaaatgtggtgtacattaattggtgtgaataatgtgattgtgatttcttaaaattaaaactcataatacattttattttacgttttatttgctaaacatgtttagttttgtaccacctgcgcgaattataggaggtatttcattgttcatacgcctaaaaaaacggcccattgacattttattcaacaattttttaataccgtcaaacaagctaactttgcctccagggtaatcgccccaacgtgatatcaaatattggggtaatttttaccaatatggtatccccacgtttatgacgtcatctatgtctatcccttacgggcgcacgcggtaggccgcatctatagaaatatactagatctatggATTCAACTCTATGTGAAAATTGACGCACGTCACACGTCAGTGTCATAatgtcattcatttcattttcctTGCTCTATGacctatgactatgactatcaATAAAATTTATAGCATTTTCACTGTTTTCAGCATGAAAATGAGTATGGAAAATCGTGTAACGATCTAAAGGCCATTTAATATCCGCCTTTTTATTTTGCGGTgaccaaaaaatattaataaattatttacttgtgCTATAAACTAGAATGAGTGTTATCATTATTCAATGACTTCAATGTGAATAAAGTTTAAAGTACAAATGTGACCAATCGTTTACAAAACTTAGTTCCGATCGCGTTAATCGTTCCTTAGATTAATCAAGGCTTATCAAACAGTGTTCGTTCGCTTCGTACTTGGGCCACATTCCACGATGGGAAACAAATCGTCTTTGATGTTGAGAGTAGAAGAAATAGCTCAAATTCAAGAGGAAACGGGATGTGAGCTTGAACTACTCATTTaactttattgtttatttattgtgcGATTTCCATGTTTTTCCACCTTGGCCTGTGTATCAAAGGTCACAGTgcatttttattgtgttttaaagtatttttattgcatgaATAATTTGTAATTAGGTATTGTTGATTTTATAATCATATTTCATAGACATATATGTTGTCTAATAGTTAAATTAAGAAACTGACTAAAATAGGtctgtatatattatttatgtacctTGTATAAACTCCACACAATAAAAATGAGCACATGGGTTCTAGAGGAACTTGAGATTAATGAAAGGTTttcttttatcttatttttaaccTGTTGTCTACCAAGCTGTCAAAAAAGAGCAACCCTCTATCTACTCCAGATTTGTTACGATAGATTTTTTTGCACCCAAGCAAATTGCCAACTACCCCaagtagttgttttttttttggccgGTAATATCTGTTCTAGACAACAGGTTTAAAGATACAAAACACACTTCATCATTTTAATCTCAAAGTCCAACCACctttgatgttgcttatgtccatggttGACTATGACCGCTTTCCATCAGGCGGCATGTCTGCTTGTtggctatcacataaaaaaaacagaaacctAATATATGATCTCTTGAGTcaggttttaatttattaacatttttccACAGTCACTCCAAACCAAATTGAGCGCCTATACTCAAGATTTACATCCTTGGACAAAAATGACTGTGGTACATTGTCTCGAGAAGACTTTCTCCGTATTCCCGAACTGGCCATCAACCCCCTCAGTGAGCGCATAGTCCACTCCTTCTTTGCTGAGAGCCATGATGACCGAGTCAACTTCCTGCAGTTCATGAGAGTGCTATCTCACTTCAGGCCTATTAGAAAGAATAGGGAGAACAAATTGAATAGTCGGGAGGAAAAACTAAGATGTAAGTTGATTACACTGAATACATGTATTGTAGGcaagcaaaaagtcccactttgtcgcctGCCATAAGGAGGCTTTGACAGGTTAtatgtataaagatacaagcaaatctcgtccttatggtaagtcacaaagtgggacctttgactAGACTTTGACACATGTATATTCTGCTGTCACACACAACTCTGGACTCCACAAACGTAGCACAGTTGTGCATGATAAGGCAGTGTTAttagcaaaaaataaaaagattattatttattaaacaataCACAGAAACATTTTTAGATAGCATgcaataagtataaaataaataaaatataagtacaaaagCTTGCAAAAACAATGATTTTCTTTGATATTAAAATTCTagcatatattatataggtattgttactATATTAAGTTTAAActgttatcattatcaatcAATGACTTTTGTATATGTTTGACCTTCACGTGTCCAGAAAGAAGAACTGAACATTCATTGATAAGCATATTTGCATAATACAGCCACGTGACAATCACGCTATCTATACAATGATATTATGGTCATTTAAAACAGAtgtttctgcttgataaaagATTAGTAGTTTTCCTGTtaaccgccaaagacgtcaactaaCGCGCGCGGGTATAAAGCCAAATATCAACCTTCATGCACCTGACAAGGTTCTTGATGGCGCGCCGCCCTCGATAGGCGTGGCGATCAAAGAGTTAAATCGCCTATACATCTGCATACTAACTGAGAAATTGTAGGAAAAGGGACATCCCTTTGGCCTTCAAACATCTGCACTTGGTGCAAGATGTTTTCCTCAGTTCAAAAATTCAAGGAGCTCAAGCTTtgctcaattcaattcaattatttattcataaaattttacattttatacgtccgtcggtttacgattacacattacattacatattaaatatacattaaacaactattactattacaatctaaatacttatttacaaaaagatTTGTCATTCACATTTAGTATATTAATTTGATAACCATTGATTATTTTCAGTTGCATTCTCGATGTATGATCTGGACAATGATGGTAAGATCTCCAGGGATGAGCTGCTGGCTATACTGCACATGATGGTTGGAGTCAACATCAGGTATACCACCCATTTTACTGTGTAGTTAATTTGCAATATGCGCTAAAtcaatataaatgtatttattcatTGCATTGGATTTTTAAGAGtatccggcaagctcggttctccatacaaacgtagttccgctctcattttaaaacgagtagctagtttgctctaaaactttgtacttacaataggataaggtatatctatgtctgaaattagtttatgtagcttcagataccatagttaaaaaaatacttacagcgaatttacgtttttcatagaaaaattgtttttgctctttttcgtttgttttataaactggagctgtttatataaactaatttcagacatatacctcatgtcattgtatgtgcaaaggttcattacaatccaaaacgtagttttaaaatgaaaacggaactccgtttgtatgagaatgtgaaattcggccgagcttgccagaCTCCTAaggttcataattcataatttatttattgcatccatggtttacattaggtggtacatacatagtgggtttcacatggaccctggtagggcacagcaatagtcttaaatctaagTTCCGTAGCCAACATGGCAAAAACAGACCCTTATAGTTTTGACATGTCCATATGTCACAGCTATTTTACTCGAAAACAATAACTAACTATTATCCAACTTACTTACTAAACTTCACAAGAATCGGTTGAAAAATAATACCTGTAGACGAGAAGACATACAAAAGAATTTTTGGTTTTGCTTGGTCAATTATAGGAATATACAACGCGCTATTTTTATCTTACACTTGGTAAATTGTTAGATAAAAATTTATGGGCGGGACAGCACGCGCGTGAAAGTATAAGTACGCGCGTgagatagagataggaacaacATGTACGAAACTCCTCATGGTAAGGGTCCTTCTTTCTTTACTGGGTTCGTAGTTTATAGTGTTActgacatacctacatacaatcCGGAATTAAGTCTTCTAGAAGCCAAGTATTACAGCCAAAGAAAAATTGCCAACATAGGTATCCTATCTCCATAGGCTGATTAGATAGGAATGTAATACTTCGATATTATGATAAGCTCATAATAGGTACTTATCAATTTTTAATTCCggatatgtacagtcgccatcagatatatcggagcagccgaggtgctcacaaatatctgaacacgcctctattgtcaaggcgttagagtgcgtgttcagatattgtgaacacctcggctgctctgatatatctgatggcgactgtacacatgatattcaataatatttgtgtgttataattaatttataaataaacaatcatATGATGAACAGTTACTTGAACTCTTCACCTTTGAAAGTCTGAAGTcgtggcacagaataactaatagtactaccgtacagaaaattcactccttcacgaAAGCCagatttaagtataaaattatacctacactcgccgcctgcaagcaaaattgaaacttataaccgcgcacgaactgtgaatctttgcgcgccgcagttttatgaccgagctgcgagtgtcggcacggggttgtcacttgacaagtttttgtacttatacctactgatttattatttttaagataaatatgtaggaattacaaacgttgattctgtaaacataattttttttgccggagatagtatgtctgattctcacggaagtaggtatgccacagaagtacttattcctttgaaaatatgtcggtcaatatgtatagtccggaatttaaaaaaaatgttttttctgcttccttgttcttccgtttattcagacatccgtaaacagaacattatcttttatacagattagatcgcgatttaggtttcgaagccattgcgtacttttaattttgcgcgagcgccacgtgacacgactatcgtgcgagccgagcggcagcccactgccatacacctgcccgggcggtgcgccggccaaatatacctaaactgcgcagtgacacccccctggtcgTGGCTGAGGCCTTGTGGCTTGTTGCAACGATTTCCACTTAAAAATCATATCCAATTTGATAGTGGGATTATTAAAATCTACAGTGTCACACACAGACAGTGTAACGTGGCCTCAGATTGTTTTACTTAACTTACCTACGCTATTTTTCATTTCGCAGCGAAGAGCAGTTGACCAGCATCGCGGAGCGCACAATACTCGAGGCCGACACCAACAACGACCAGATGATCTCCTTCGAGGAGTTCTGCCACGCGCTGGACCGCACCGACGTCGAGCAGAAGATGTCCATCCGCTTCCTCAACTGACCGCCTGGCCCTACTGACTGGCTCtattacagtcaagtgtaaCACGTCTTTTATTCTATCAACGCCAAAGACAACTAATCTAGACGCAAGGTTCATGTTTGTCGGGCCTTCATCGACTAGATCCTAAATTATATGCCCTATCCTCGTAAAGCTCATGTTCCTTAGTACTTATTAAGTTCGATGAAAATTTAATCATTTACTATCGGAATAGAGCTGCTTGTTTTGCTTCGTAAAATTTTCAAACTAAgcaaaaatcaactctatttcctacaatataggttcaaatttcactaGCAAATTTAGATGTTTTTCTTGTATGACTGGGCCTTAAGAGGCTATAATAACTGTAGTTCAAATTGTGTATTTGAACCGAAATCAACACAGTTAACTGTCCATTCGTAAACCTTACTGTAAGTGTTGTTTTAAGTACATCGTCAAAGTATTCTTCATGCTTTGAAACCAGTTTTATAAATCTCTAAATCTTGTAGCATTAACGTTGGCGTGTGTGGCGTATGATCGTAAAAGATTACACCTTCGTCTAGCAATTTAGTGTGTAGCGTCGTTACATTTGACCATAAACAATACGCACCCGCAGGCAAGCCGAAGTcaagttgacaatttttttttaaggatgGTATTACAACTCGTAATTGTTACTGTTAAAGTTATTTGATTCGAACGATTTTCGCAAAATTATATCTACCGTTATATAAGTAGATCAAATAGATCGTGACGCCCATAGTAGCCAAATATATCGGTGCACTCTTTTGTTACCATAAAAATAAGCATGTGTtgcgatatatttggccactggccgtcactatctatttgatgctgactacaacatacaaaaagtgatgttaatttttgaaaatacgtTCGTCTCAAATAAACGTAATATTGTGCTCGTTTCGTTACAGTTTGTGTGGAAAACCATaatttggtgtatataataatataatggtgATATTATTTAGATTAAGTTTGATGGATTTAAAATGTGTTTATGTATGAATTTGTAAATTATATCGTAGTTGTATGGTAGCTGTCATTGACATTCGTTTTTGGATAATTTAAATAGAAAAAGAGTCATTTGTACTATTAATCCAGAGGGTTTCATCTCCCTAAatgaaaatgtggacaaattcTACGcctaaataggtaaataattttTTACAACCACTTTTAAACATTCAGTAAAGTGTGTTTCGCGAGTGACAATGTCTGTAGGCGCCGTATTTGTTATTAGTTTGTTTTTTACTTGTTGCTAAATTataatttaggtatttaaattactGTTGCATTGTTAACTCTGCATTTAAGATAGGTAGTTGCGTGCACCAAATGCACCAAACCGTGATAAATGGCGGAAGAAAGGGGTGGCCTTTGCCCAGCACTGGGCTATTGAAAAAAAAGTTGCGTAGGTTGAGCTACCCTTGGCTACTTCTTTGTAACGCTAAATGTTTTGTCGTATATTAGAGCCACCAaccaaatatataattttaaatgttaaggGTTTGTGGGTAGACAGAAGTGGTTCTTGTAGATTAGGATATAATCGATAGTGAATGTATTCATATAAACTACTCATAGGTTCCATTAACacactaatttattatttattattgtacaatatttattttcaaatatatattattgacaGGGATTGTAAAATAAACTGTACAGAGAAGAGGAAGTGGCGAGAGCATATACATATAGaccaatatattttttcttaaaataaatcatttaatcATTTCATaaacatttgttttaatttataatggagaatataaaaataacttaacaagCAGCGATCTTGAAAAGAAGAGGAGCGTGTTAATAGATGATGCATTGgttaaataaattctttaagtATTGTCCCAACAGTAACACATATTCTCACATTCGTACAAATTCAAAGAAACAAGTCTTTCTTTGTATAGGGGAGAAGTGGCATGAACGAGAGCCAGGTTTTGAAAGAACCACTCGTAGGTATTATTTTGGTAGTTTCAGAACGAGTTTTGTACgagcttttattttttaagtgacAATACTGATTGCACGTCACCTACAAACATAACATACAAAAATCGTCCTTAAAACTACCGAAATGCAGGAGGCTCTTTCAAAATCTAAATCCTTTATGCCACTTCTTTCCTAAAACCAACAAGTACGGCTATCACCAGTTTGACATTAACATATTCGCCAGCGTAGTTACACACACGGCTGTCCATGGCTGGAATGGCTTtccatgcatctcgctcgtactcgcatattagtgcaagcgagatgtacagaaagtaagttacgcagacgttagtaaaaatgttagtttgacactgctaaggcagtcgtggtaaggctacagacCAGTAACGCAGTTTCTGTATGAGATGGAGACAGAAGGTACATGTACTgctagatacatacatacaaatatttcCCCTAAAGACCTGCCCTATTCTACAAGATTGTGTCCCGGCTCTCCGACTAGGCGGTGGACGACACGGCAAGCTTCTTGAGGTGCTCCATGAACACCTGCAGCGACACGTCGTCCGTGAGCACGGGGGCTCCGCCATCCTGTTttacacataaaattatataagtacTCGGAAATTATGGAAATCAGTCCAAAATTGACTTAACGATATAAGGGCCACCCACACTAGTGTCTTTTGAGTCTgtgtctagtcagcgctattgaaaatggcgtcgctgcgcagttgcgccaacgttgcgtcgagcagcagccatagagttgactagacgtcGTCGCTCAGTACACGCTTCTGTGGGGTGGCTCTAAGAGTTACTGGTTAGTGCGTTAATATCTGTGTTTTGTTCAATTTCCAGTGACAATCAAATGTCTCTAATAAACCTACTATATATATCCCAGAAACGTCAAAAATGCGAAAATAAATCAAGCGTGTACACCGCGAAACCCCCAAGTCATTTAATAACATCTAAACAGACCGTCTACTTACTAACATtgtgcaaagaggatataataggatagagcggtactgtcctagtaaattttgtaaccacaggaaattcattgccatctatcgacacacgattaaaaatgatttatttatttgcattaataatttttatatgattttgacccatgttctttcactgatatgcgttaaaattgttaaataacaaacgaaaccgtcaacgccatctatccgagagtaggccaaaggtagtggcgccatctgatcaagaatcaaattttcttgattttagaggcacgtttttccttagactatatccatctattacggagttatatctaactTTGCAGTGTGTGACAGTGacaacataataattaatataaaaaaccggccaagtgcgagtcggactcgcgcacggagggttccgtaccattacgaaaaaaaaaacagcacaaaaaatcacgtttgttgtatgggagccccatttaaatatttatattattctgtttttagtatttgttgttatagcggcaacagaaatacatcatctgtgaaaatttcaattgtctagctatcacggttcatgagatacagcctggtgacagacggacagcggagtcttagtaatagggtcccgtttttaccgttcgggtacggaaccctaaaagcacTATTAATCATTATCATGTTATCCCGTTAACACAATGTTATTTAACGTTATATGGTGGGACCAGTGGGACCAccgtaataacattaataacaatAGTACAGTAACTGATTAGAATGGTTTCTTTGCTTACAAAAGCTTGTTACAAAAGTGTATATTATCGGCTCAGCCCTAGAAATAACTCATCCATGTATTACTTAATTTAGCTTCTCAATACAACTATTTCTTCCTAAATAGATAACGGAGAAAAATAATACACAAGAGATTTTAAAAAATTGCTTAAACCCCCAATTCAGATGTTATGCACAGATGTAGCGCATAGTTATTTTCCATAGCATTACTACGAACATGTCTTGCTTATTTCAGTCGGTCTCGGTACAAGAAGTACTGaagttgactgaagtagcatgacaaatacgaacgtttccgagaaaatacgatggaaatcaattatgcactacatctgtagtaccagtgtaatgagggctaccgtttttgtgctcaccagttggcgccactgtagatgtaggtccagaaaaacagatctcaaaattcatctatgcttatttttataaaattaatgtttaattttgcatatattttatttggcacttttttaaaccactaaaatTTATTGAGCTacatctattgtttaccatgattaaccaaagatggacaaagatttaccacaatgagggctaacgcgtatgaattcgccgctaggggcgctagtgtagatggtggtcttttccatagttcgaaatgtcaaatgtcacttgtcacttcaatgactgacagctgttctttagtcttttggaccaccatcaacagaggcgccaactggtgagcaaaaaaacgatagccctcattatgaataaggagtaaaaattcccgataaaaaagcttaaaaCCCCCAAATCTACACTAGTGCTCctatagcggcgaaattaaacgcggtagctcTCATTAGTATACCTAAGTAATGAtctaaaaaaaaggttaaaagtACAAAAACTTAATTCCCGTCGTAATTATTATATAAACCATAAAAGATTTAGAAAATATTACTATTTAGAAAATGTTAGCTTAGCACGTGTTgcaaaagtacattttttttattaaatgaaatataatataaaattaaagtattaaACAGCTTAGTGCAAAAACATGCCTTAAAATAAAGTTagattttttctatttattttagcaTATATATTAATAGGTAAGTtaagctgaaaaaaaaaacatttcaagtgaaagagtttgaaAGCGTTTGAAGCCAATGTAAAATTTTGAGTTCAGGAAGCCGACACcaaaattagtttaaaaacaactaagtaataaaaaaaatactaccgcTGACGGCATCGGCATCGCCTGGTTTTCGCCAATACAAtgatgaaacaaaaaaataaaaagtcaaacCATGCTGTAATGGCCGGTTCTTGTCATTATACCACTCCATGcgaattaataaaaatagaacaGCTCCTTTCCTATGAATCCCGTAAAATTAAAATGCAAGTGTGATCTAAGTTTCTACAAACTTGTAGGAGCAGGGAGCTAAAATCGTGAATTTGAAATCAAGTCATGCATTTGACATCTATATAATGAATCGTATTAAAATGGCAACA encodes the following:
- the LOC134748273 gene encoding calcineurin B homologous protein 1; the protein is MGNKSSLMLRVEEIAQIQEETGFTPNQIERLYSRFTSLDKNDCGTLSREDFLRIPELAINPLSERIVHSFFAESHDDRVNFLQFMRVLSHFRPIRKNRENKLNSREEKLRFAFSMYDLDNDGKISRDELLAILHMMVGVNISEEQLTSIAERTILEADTNNDQMISFEEFCHALDRTDVEQKMSIRFLN